The Streptomyces sp. NBC_00162 genome window below encodes:
- a CDS encoding amino acid permease yields MNSPFRTKTVEQSIRDTEEPEHALRKSLSAWDLTVFGVGVIIGTGIFVLTGIAARNNAGPATALAFVAAGIVCALAALCYAEFASTVPVAGSAYTFSYASIGELPAWIIGWDLVLEFALGTAVVAVGWSGYVRHLMDTNLGWTLPTSLSGPDAGGHFDLLAFLLVLVLTWILVVGTKLSARITAVVVAIKVTVVMLVIVAGLFFIKADNYSPFIPPAQPQAEGVSGWHSPLVQLLFGYEPTNFGVMGIFTAASLIFFAFIGFDVVATAAEETKNPQRDMPRGIIGSLLVCTVLYVAVTLVVTGMQKYSEMSPTAPLAEAFKSVNQPFFSGAISLGAAVGLITVCMILLLGQTRVFFAMSRDGLLPRVFSVTHPKYRTPYRATLLLGGIIAIVAGFTSLETLAELVNIGTLFAFVVVALGVIVLRKTRPDLHRSFRTPWVPFVPIVSIAASFWLMLNLPAETWLRFGIWMAIGIVVYFLYGYRNSRLHKVGQEAKF; encoded by the coding sequence ATGAACAGCCCCTTCCGCACCAAGACGGTGGAGCAGTCCATCCGCGACACGGAGGAGCCGGAACACGCGCTCCGGAAGTCGCTCTCCGCCTGGGACCTGACGGTCTTCGGTGTCGGTGTCATCATCGGCACCGGCATCTTCGTCCTCACGGGTATCGCGGCCCGGAACAACGCCGGACCCGCCACCGCCCTCGCCTTCGTGGCCGCAGGTATCGTCTGCGCCCTCGCGGCGCTCTGCTACGCCGAGTTCGCCTCCACCGTGCCTGTGGCCGGATCGGCGTACACCTTCTCGTACGCCTCGATCGGTGAGCTGCCCGCCTGGATCATCGGCTGGGACCTGGTGCTGGAGTTCGCGCTCGGCACCGCCGTCGTGGCGGTCGGCTGGTCCGGGTACGTGCGCCACCTCATGGACACCAACCTCGGGTGGACCCTGCCGACCTCCCTGTCCGGCCCCGATGCCGGCGGCCACTTCGACCTGCTGGCGTTCCTGCTGGTCCTGGTGCTGACGTGGATCCTGGTCGTCGGGACGAAGCTCTCGGCCCGCATCACCGCGGTCGTCGTCGCCATCAAGGTCACGGTCGTGATGCTGGTCATCGTCGCGGGCCTGTTCTTCATCAAGGCCGACAACTACTCGCCGTTCATCCCGCCGGCCCAGCCACAGGCCGAGGGCGTCAGCGGCTGGCACTCGCCCCTGGTCCAGTTGCTCTTCGGCTACGAGCCCACGAACTTCGGCGTCATGGGCATCTTCACGGCGGCCTCGCTCATCTTCTTCGCCTTCATCGGCTTCGACGTGGTGGCGACGGCGGCCGAGGAGACCAAGAACCCCCAGCGGGACATGCCGCGCGGCATCATCGGCTCGCTGCTGGTCTGCACGGTGCTCTACGTCGCCGTGACCCTGGTGGTCACCGGCATGCAGAAGTACTCGGAGATGTCCCCGACCGCGCCGCTCGCCGAAGCCTTCAAATCGGTGAACCAGCCGTTCTTCTCGGGCGCCATCAGCCTCGGCGCGGCCGTCGGTCTGATCACCGTGTGCATGATCCTGCTGCTCGGCCAGACCCGCGTGTTCTTCGCGATGAGCCGTGACGGACTGCTGCCGCGGGTCTTCTCCGTGACGCACCCGAAGTACCGCACCCCCTACCGGGCGACCCTGCTGCTCGGCGGGATCATCGCGATCGTCGCGGGTTTCACCAGCCTGGAGACCCTCGCGGAACTGGTGAACATCGGCACCCTGTTCGCCTTCGTGGTGGTCGCGCTGGGCGTGATCGTCCTGCGCAAGACCCGCCCCGACCTGCACCGGTCCTTCCGGACCCCGTGGGTGCCGTTCGTCCCGATCGTGTCGATCGCGGCCTCCTTCTGGCTGATGCTCAACCTGCCGGCCGAGACCTGGCTGCGCTTCGGCATCTGGATGGCCATCGGCATCGTCGTCTACTTCCTCTACGGCTACCGCAACAGCCGCCTGCACAAGGTCGGCCAGGAGGCGAAGTTCTGA
- the dxs gene encoding 1-deoxy-D-xylulose-5-phosphate synthase, translated as MLLTRIKGPRDLDRLSQEELNQLAAEIRSFLVDAVSKTGGHLGPNLGVVELTIALHRVFDSPKDKVLFDTGHQAYVHKLLTGRQDFGNLRSKGGLSGYPSRAESEHDVIENSHASTVLGWADGIAKANEVLGREDHHVAAVIGDGALTGGMAWEALNNIAAAKDRPLVIVVNDNERSYGPTIGGLANHLATLRTTDGYERFLARGKDLLERTPVVGKPLYETLHGAKKGLKDFIAPQGMFEDLGLKYIGPIDGHDIEALESALQRAKRFSGPVIVHCLTQKGRGYEPAVQDEADRFHAVGVIHPDTGLPVSTDAASWTSVFADEMVKLGKERADIVAITAAMLQPVGLKKFADAYPDRIFDVGIAEQHGATSAAGLATGGAHPVFAVYATFLNRAFDQVLMDVALHKCGVTFVLDRAGVTGTDGASHNGMWDMSILQVVPGLRLAAPRDAEQLRAQLNEAVLVKDAPTVVRFSKGVVGPAVPAVGRIGGMDVLRNPAPEVTRPDVLLVSVGALAPMCLEIADLLDKQGISCTVVDPRWVKPVDEALAPLADRHRVVVTVEDNSRAGGVGSAVAQALRDAGVDVPLRDFGIPQRFLDHATRKEVMAEIGLTAPDIARQVTGLVAKLDGRYDTEPAAAVD; from the coding sequence GTGCTGCTGACCCGCATCAAGGGACCGCGCGATCTGGACCGGCTCAGCCAGGAGGAGCTCAACCAGCTCGCCGCCGAGATCAGGTCCTTCCTCGTCGACGCCGTCTCCAAGACCGGCGGGCACCTCGGCCCCAACCTCGGGGTGGTCGAACTGACGATCGCCCTGCACCGGGTCTTCGACTCGCCCAAGGACAAGGTCCTCTTCGACACCGGCCACCAGGCCTACGTCCACAAGCTGCTCACGGGCCGCCAGGACTTCGGCAACCTGCGCTCGAAGGGCGGCCTGTCCGGCTACCCCTCGCGCGCCGAGTCCGAGCACGACGTGATCGAGAACTCGCACGCCTCCACCGTGCTGGGCTGGGCCGACGGCATCGCCAAGGCCAACGAGGTGCTGGGCCGCGAGGACCACCACGTCGCCGCCGTCATCGGCGACGGCGCGCTGACCGGCGGCATGGCCTGGGAGGCGCTGAACAACATCGCCGCCGCCAAGGACCGCCCCCTGGTCATCGTCGTCAACGACAACGAGCGCTCGTACGGCCCCACCATCGGCGGCCTCGCCAACCACCTGGCGACCCTGCGCACCACGGACGGCTACGAGCGCTTCCTGGCCCGCGGCAAGGACCTCCTGGAGCGCACGCCGGTCGTCGGCAAGCCCCTCTACGAGACCCTGCACGGCGCCAAGAAGGGCCTCAAGGACTTCATCGCCCCGCAGGGCATGTTCGAGGACCTGGGCCTGAAGTACATCGGCCCCATCGACGGCCACGACATCGAGGCCCTGGAGTCGGCCCTGCAGCGCGCCAAGCGCTTCAGCGGTCCGGTCATCGTGCACTGCCTCACCCAGAAGGGCCGCGGCTACGAGCCCGCCGTCCAGGACGAGGCGGACCGCTTCCACGCGGTCGGCGTGATCCACCCGGACACCGGCCTGCCGGTCAGCACCGACGCCGCCAGCTGGACCTCCGTCTTCGCCGACGAGATGGTCAAGCTCGGAAAGGAGCGCGCGGACATCGTCGCGATCACCGCGGCCATGCTCCAGCCGGTCGGCCTGAAGAAGTTCGCGGACGCCTATCCCGACCGGATCTTCGACGTCGGCATCGCCGAGCAGCACGGCGCCACCTCGGCGGCGGGCCTGGCGACCGGCGGCGCCCACCCGGTCTTCGCGGTGTACGCCACCTTCCTCAACCGTGCCTTCGACCAGGTCCTGATGGACGTCGCCCTGCACAAGTGCGGGGTCACCTTCGTCCTGGACCGCGCGGGCGTCACCGGCACCGACGGCGCCTCCCACAACGGCATGTGGGACATGTCCATCCTCCAGGTCGTGCCCGGCCTGCGCCTGGCCGCTCCGCGCGACGCGGAGCAGCTGCGCGCCCAGCTGAACGAGGCCGTCCTCGTCAAGGACGCGCCGACCGTGGTGCGCTTCTCCAAGGGTGTCGTCGGCCCGGCCGTCCCGGCCGTCGGCCGCATCGGCGGCATGGACGTGCTGCGCAACCCGGCCCCCGAAGTCACTCGTCCGGACGTACTGCTCGTCTCGGTCGGCGCGCTCGCCCCGATGTGCCTGGAAATCGCCGACCTGCTCGACAAGCAGGGCATCTCGTGCACCGTGGTCGACCCCCGATGGGTCAAGCCGGTGGACGAGGCGCTCGCCCCGCTCGCCGACCGCCACCGCGTGGTCGTCACCGTCGAGGACAACAGCCGCGCCGGCGGCGTCGGCTCCGCCGTGGCGCAGGCCCTGCGGGACGCGGGCGTCGACGTACCGCTGCGTGACTTCGGCATTCCGCAGCGGTTCCTCGACCACGCCACCCGCAAGGAGGTCATGGCCGAGATCGGCCTGACCGCTCCGGACATCGCCCGGCAGGTCACCGGCCTGGTGGCCAAGCTGGACGGGCGCTACGACACCGAGCCGGCCGCCGCCGTCGACTAG
- a CDS encoding sugar ABC transporter permease — MGKGPVDQPEHIDPVNPAAAHDAIPAVDPRLLVREEGLAGYVGEFKRKMKAGDLGSLPVVIGLIVIWSIFQGLNSNFLSPENLTNIAITMTGTGMIAIGIIFVLLLGEIDLSVGSVSGVSGAIVAVLAVTHGINEWLAILAAVAGGALIGCIHGYFFAKIGAPAFAVTLSGLLFWLGAMLQILGSNGTINIDSDGVVGQLTTYFFSDVAVGYGLAALAVAGYFLACFLDARRRDAAGMPSRPLGEILLRTGLLALVTFGPAVLFNQYKGLPLAVVVFLLALILTDFLLRRTTFGRNVFALGGSVEASRRAGINVTRIRITVFAISSTFAAIGGLFWASKIAAANQSAGAGDLLMNVIAAAVIGGTSLFGGRGRTWNALLGVMVIVSIQYGLALEGIATPIQYMITGAVLLATVVIDSVTRKTQKTAGRA, encoded by the coding sequence CTGGGCAAGGGCCCCGTCGACCAGCCGGAGCACATCGACCCGGTCAATCCCGCGGCCGCTCACGACGCGATCCCGGCCGTGGACCCGCGCCTGCTCGTCCGCGAGGAGGGCCTCGCCGGGTACGTGGGCGAGTTCAAGCGCAAGATGAAGGCCGGCGACCTGGGTTCCCTCCCGGTCGTCATCGGCCTGATCGTCATCTGGTCGATCTTCCAGGGGCTGAACTCGAACTTCCTCTCCCCGGAAAACCTCACCAACATCGCGATCACGATGACCGGCACCGGCATGATCGCCATCGGCATCATCTTCGTGCTGCTGCTCGGCGAGATCGACCTCTCGGTCGGCTCGGTCAGTGGTGTCTCGGGCGCGATCGTCGCCGTCCTCGCCGTCACCCACGGCATCAACGAATGGCTGGCGATCCTGGCGGCCGTGGCCGGCGGCGCCCTGATCGGCTGCATCCACGGCTACTTCTTCGCCAAGATCGGCGCCCCGGCCTTCGCGGTCACCCTGTCGGGCCTGCTCTTCTGGCTCGGCGCGATGCTGCAGATCCTCGGCAGCAACGGCACGATCAACATCGACTCCGACGGCGTGGTCGGCCAGCTGACCACGTACTTCTTCTCGGACGTGGCCGTCGGCTACGGGCTGGCCGCGCTCGCGGTGGCGGGCTACTTCCTCGCCTGCTTCCTCGACGCACGGCGCCGCGACGCCGCCGGGATGCCCTCCCGGCCGCTCGGCGAGATCCTGCTGCGCACGGGTCTGCTCGCGCTGGTCACCTTCGGCCCCGCCGTGCTGTTCAACCAGTACAAGGGCCTGCCGCTCGCGGTGGTGGTCTTCCTGCTGGCCCTGATCCTCACGGACTTCCTGCTGCGCCGCACGACCTTCGGGCGAAACGTTTTCGCCCTGGGTGGCAGCGTCGAGGCCTCCCGTCGTGCGGGCATCAACGTCACCCGGATCCGGATCACGGTCTTCGCGATCTCCAGCACCTTCGCCGCCATCGGCGGTCTGTTCTGGGCCTCGAAGATCGCGGCCGCCAACCAGAGCGCCGGCGCCGGCGACCTGCTGATGAACGTGATCGCGGCGGCCGTCATCGGCGGCACCAGCCTCTTCGGCGGCCGGGGCCGGACCTGGAACGCCCTCCTCGGCGTCATGGTCATCGTCTCGATCCAGTACGGTCTGGCCCTGGAGGGCATCGCGACGCCGATCCAGTACATGATCACCGGTGCGGTGCTGCTGGCCACCGTGGTGATCGACTCGGTCACGCGCAAGACCCAGAAGACGGCCGGACGCGCCTGA
- a CDS encoding ATP-binding cassette domain-containing protein: MVHVSAAPVLALRGVSKRFGAVQALTDVELEIHSGEVVALVGDNGAGKSTLVKTIAGVHPIDEGVIEWEGRPVSIGKPHDAQNLGIATVYQDLALCDNIDVVGNLFLGRELKRRGVLDEVEMERRARELLTTLSIRIPSVRIPIASLSGGQRQTVAIARSMLGEPQLVILDEPTAALGVEQTAQVLDLVERLRERGHAVILISHNMADVKAVADKVAVLRLGRNNGVFNVADTSQEEIISAITGATDNAVTRRAARTSEAGK, encoded by the coding sequence ATGGTTCATGTGTCCGCTGCGCCCGTGCTGGCGTTGCGAGGGGTCTCGAAGCGGTTCGGCGCCGTTCAGGCCCTGACCGACGTAGAACTCGAGATCCACTCCGGTGAAGTGGTCGCCCTCGTCGGCGACAACGGCGCCGGCAAGTCCACGCTGGTCAAGACGATCGCCGGCGTGCACCCCATCGATGAAGGCGTCATCGAGTGGGAGGGCCGCCCGGTCTCCATCGGCAAGCCCCATGACGCCCAGAACCTGGGCATCGCGACGGTCTACCAGGACCTCGCCCTGTGCGACAACATCGATGTCGTCGGCAACCTCTTCCTCGGCCGTGAGCTCAAGCGCCGCGGTGTCCTGGACGAGGTGGAGATGGAGCGCCGTGCCCGTGAGCTGCTGACCACGCTCTCCATCCGGATCCCCAGCGTCCGGATCCCCATCGCCTCGCTCTCCGGAGGCCAGCGCCAGACCGTGGCCATCGCCCGGTCGATGCTGGGCGAGCCCCAGCTCGTCATCCTCGACGAGCCCACCGCCGCCCTCGGCGTCGAGCAGACCGCACAGGTTCTCGACCTGGTGGAACGGCTGCGCGAGCGCGGCCACGCCGTCATCCTCATCAGCCACAACATGGCCGATGTGAAGGCCGTCGCCGACAAGGTGGCGGTCCTGCGGCTGGGCCGGAACAACGGTGTCTTCAATGTCGCCGACACCTCGCAGGAAGAGATCATCTCCGCCATCACCGGGGCCACGGACAACGCCGTGACCCGCCGGGCGGCCCGCACCTCGGAGGCCGGCAAGTGA
- a CDS encoding sugar ABC transporter substrate-binding protein: MNTRMRRVAVAVAAGAMAVSLAACGSAKEAGDKTKESGAATGDAIKVGLLLPENQTARYEKFDKPLIEKTVKELTGGKGEVVYANAKQDATTQNSQVDTMITNKVNVLIVDAVDSKAIAGSVKKAKEAGIPVVAYDRLAEGPIDAYTSFDNEEVGKVQGKALLEALGDKAKDGQVVMMNGSVTDPNAKLFKSGAHSVLDGKVNVGKEYDTVEWKPENANTNMAAALSALGKDKVIGVYSANDGMAGGIITALKAAGVSPLPPVTGQDAELAGVQRIVAGEQFMSVYKPYAPEAEAAAKMAVALAKGEKVTGVTTSTVDSPTTKGVPSVLIPVVSLTKANIKDTVVKDGVYTVDEICTDKYAAACATAGLK, encoded by the coding sequence ATGAACACGCGTATGCGCAGAGTCGCCGTAGCCGTCGCCGCTGGTGCCATGGCCGTATCGCTTGCCGCCTGTGGCAGTGCCAAGGAGGCCGGCGACAAGACCAAGGAGTCCGGAGCCGCCACGGGCGACGCCATCAAGGTCGGTCTCCTGCTCCCGGAGAACCAGACCGCGCGCTACGAGAAGTTCGACAAGCCGCTCATCGAGAAGACGGTCAAGGAACTGACCGGCGGCAAGGGCGAGGTCGTCTACGCCAACGCCAAGCAGGACGCGACCACCCAGAACTCCCAGGTCGACACGATGATCACCAACAAGGTGAACGTCCTCATCGTCGACGCGGTGGACTCCAAGGCCATCGCCGGCTCGGTCAAGAAGGCCAAGGAGGCCGGCATCCCGGTCGTCGCCTACGACCGTCTGGCCGAGGGCCCGATCGACGCCTACACCTCCTTCGACAACGAAGAGGTCGGCAAGGTCCAGGGCAAGGCGCTCCTCGAGGCGCTGGGCGACAAGGCCAAGGACGGCCAGGTCGTCATGATGAACGGCTCGGTCACCGACCCGAACGCCAAGCTCTTCAAGTCCGGCGCGCACTCCGTCCTCGACGGCAAGGTGAACGTCGGCAAGGAGTACGACACCGTCGAGTGGAAGCCGGAGAACGCCAACACCAACATGGCGGCCGCCCTCTCGGCGCTCGGCAAGGACAAGGTCATCGGCGTCTACTCCGCCAACGACGGCATGGCGGGCGGCATCATCACCGCCCTCAAGGCCGCCGGCGTGTCCCCCCTGCCCCCGGTCACCGGCCAGGACGCCGAACTCGCCGGTGTGCAGCGCATCGTCGCGGGCGAGCAGTTCATGAGCGTGTACAAGCCGTACGCCCCCGAGGCCGAGGCCGCGGCGAAGATGGCCGTCGCCCTCGCCAAGGGCGAGAAGGTCACCGGCGTCACCACCTCCACGGTCGACAGCCCGACCACCAAGGGTGTTCCGTCCGTGCTGATCCCGGTCGTCTCGCTCACCAAGGCCAACATCAAGGACACCGTCGTCAAGGACGGCGTCTACACGGTCGACGAGATCTGCACCGACAAGTACGCGGCGGCCTGCGCCACCGCCGGCCTGAAGTAA
- a CDS encoding ROK family transcriptional regulator has translation MQTPGSQSSLHRANLERVVRAVRLAGSLTQAEIARTTGLSAATVSNIVRELKEGGTVEVTDTSAGGRRARSVSLSGDAGIVIGVDFGHTHLRVAVGNLAHQVLAEEAEPLDVDASWVEGFDRAEALVGRLIAGIGVSLDKAIGVGLGVPGPIDVESGTLGSTAILPGWAGINPREELSRRLGVPVYVDNDANLGALGELVWGSGRGVKDLAYIKVASGVGAGLVINGQIYRGPGGTAGEIGHITLDESGPVCRCGNRGCLETFAAARYVLPLLQGSHGPELTMERVVELAREGDPGCRRVITDVGRHVGSGVASLCNLLNPSRVVLGGSLAEAGELVLAPIRESVGRYAIPSAARQLSVLTGSLGGRAEVLGALALVLSEMGDSTLLSDHGSGVRAPAAMSSVR, from the coding sequence GTGCAGACTCCCGGATCGCAGTCCTCGCTGCATCGGGCGAATCTCGAACGGGTCGTGCGAGCGGTCCGGCTCGCGGGTTCGCTGACGCAGGCGGAGATCGCCCGTACCACCGGACTGTCGGCGGCCACGGTCTCCAACATCGTCCGTGAGCTCAAGGAGGGCGGGACCGTCGAGGTCACCGACACCTCGGCGGGCGGCCGGCGGGCCCGCAGCGTGTCGCTGAGCGGCGACGCGGGCATCGTGATCGGCGTGGACTTCGGCCACACCCACCTGCGGGTGGCGGTCGGCAACCTCGCCCACCAGGTACTGGCCGAGGAGGCCGAGCCGCTGGACGTGGACGCCTCCTGGGTCGAGGGCTTCGACCGGGCGGAAGCGCTGGTCGGGCGGTTGATCGCGGGCATCGGGGTGAGCCTGGACAAGGCCATCGGCGTCGGCCTCGGCGTCCCCGGCCCGATCGACGTGGAGTCCGGGACCCTCGGCTCGACCGCGATCCTGCCGGGCTGGGCCGGGATCAACCCCCGTGAGGAGCTCTCGCGGCGCCTCGGCGTGCCCGTGTACGTGGACAACGACGCGAACCTCGGGGCCCTCGGTGAACTCGTATGGGGGAGCGGCCGGGGAGTGAAGGACCTCGCCTACATCAAGGTGGCCAGCGGTGTCGGCGCCGGGCTGGTGATCAACGGTCAGATCTACCGCGGCCCGGGCGGCACCGCGGGCGAGATCGGGCACATCACCCTCGACGAATCCGGCCCGGTCTGCCGCTGCGGCAACCGCGGCTGCCTGGAGACCTTCGCCGCGGCCCGGTACGTTCTTCCGCTGCTCCAGGGCAGCCACGGACCGGAGTTGACGATGGAGCGGGTGGTCGAACTGGCCCGCGAGGGGGACCCGGGCTGCCGTCGCGTCATCACCGACGTGGGCCGTCACGTCGGCAGCGGCGTGGCCAGTCTGTGCAACCTCCTGAACCCGAGCCGGGTGGTCCTCGGCGGCTCGCTCGCGGAGGCGGGTGAACTCGTACTGGCTCCCATCCGTGAATCAGTGGGGAGGTACGCGATCCCGAGCGCCGCACGCCAGTTGTCGGTGCTGACGGGGTCTCTGGGCGGGCGGGCCGAGGTACTGGGCGCACTCGCTCTTGTGCTCAGTGAGATGGGCGATTCGACGCTTTTGTCAGATCATGGAAGTGGAGTGCGAGCTCCAGCCGCCATGTCTTCAGTTAGATAA
- the mgtA gene encoding magnesium-translocating P-type ATPase, with translation MTMLTPRTPTKLAPPGRSRRERKAAELESRTRLVGERLAGLSARPGTHALQSVDTSRNGLTHAEAALRLERHGHNLVAQERAPLWFVQLGKAYWNPFIGVLVFLAAVMYWQDPADPGVIILSVMVGISGLLRFWQEYRSGRAADALKKLVTTTCAVQRRAGSGSGPTIFEVPMDQVVPGDVVKLAAGDLIPADLRLITSKDLMVGQAALSGESLPVAKADTRTEDLGQQETTDPVEADNLCLMGTSVTSGTATGVVVATGADTYFGSMAGSLVGERPQTNFDNGVRKVSFLLIRFMLVMVPVVFMINGFTKGDWNEAFLFGIAVAVGLTPEMLPMVVSANLARGALAMSKRKVVVKRLNAIQNLGAMDVLCTDKTGTLTEDRIVLDRYLDVHGNEDNEVLEYGYLNSHFQTGLKNLMDQAVIDRVNEAEEVVVDARFSMVDEIPFDFARRRMSVVLNRNSIVGDPGRSEHIMITKGAVEEVLDLCTHMTDRGEKTELTEQLRWHVTRIAEDNNRKGLRVLAVATRSIGTPRDTYTVADEDGLTLIGFLAFLDPPKADAARALQGLADKGIAVKVVTGDNDLVAARVCADVGIDVGQVVLGSEIDGLDEPALRALAARTAVFAKVNPVQKARIVRALQADGHTVGFLGDGINDAAALRDADVGISVDTAVDIAKESADIILLEKDLTVLEQGVVQGRTTFGNTIKYIKMTASSNFGNVFSVLVASAFIPFQPMLPIMLLMQNLVYDVAQLATPWDRMDKEYLRKPRNWDAKGIFRFMVTIGPVSSIFDISMFLIMWNVFAANTEATQSLFQSGWFIEGLLSQTLIVHMIRTRKIPFIQSRASWPVMVMTILAVLTGLYLPFSPLADSLGFVALPAGYFPWLIGVLLAYCTLTQLVKTWYIRKFNTWL, from the coding sequence ATGACCATGCTCACCCCTCGTACCCCCACGAAGCTCGCACCGCCGGGCCGGTCCCGCCGCGAGCGCAAGGCCGCCGAGCTCGAGTCCCGTACCCGCCTCGTCGGCGAGCGCCTCGCCGGCCTCAGCGCCCGCCCGGGGACCCACGCCCTGCAGTCCGTGGACACCTCGCGCAACGGCCTCACCCACGCCGAGGCGGCGCTGCGCCTGGAGCGGCACGGCCACAACCTCGTCGCCCAGGAGCGCGCCCCGCTCTGGTTCGTCCAGCTGGGCAAGGCGTACTGGAACCCCTTCATCGGCGTCCTGGTCTTCCTGGCCGCCGTCATGTACTGGCAGGACCCCGCGGATCCGGGCGTCATCATCCTCTCCGTGATGGTGGGGATCAGCGGGCTGCTGCGCTTCTGGCAGGAGTACCGCTCGGGCCGCGCCGCCGACGCGCTGAAGAAGCTCGTCACCACCACCTGCGCGGTGCAGCGCCGGGCCGGCAGCGGCTCCGGGCCCACCATCTTCGAGGTGCCCATGGACCAGGTGGTCCCGGGCGACGTGGTCAAGCTGGCCGCCGGTGACCTGATCCCGGCCGACCTGCGGCTGATCACCTCCAAGGACCTGATGGTCGGCCAGGCCGCGCTCTCCGGCGAGTCCCTGCCGGTCGCCAAGGCCGACACGCGAACGGAAGACCTCGGCCAGCAAGAGACCACCGACCCGGTGGAGGCCGACAACCTGTGCCTGATGGGGACCTCGGTCACCTCCGGCACCGCCACCGGAGTCGTCGTCGCCACCGGTGCCGACACCTACTTCGGCTCGATGGCCGGCTCGCTGGTCGGCGAGCGCCCGCAGACCAACTTCGACAACGGCGTGCGCAAGGTCAGCTTCCTGCTGATCCGCTTCATGCTGGTCATGGTCCCGGTGGTCTTCATGATCAACGGGTTCACCAAGGGCGACTGGAACGAGGCTTTCCTCTTCGGTATCGCCGTCGCGGTCGGCCTGACCCCCGAGATGCTGCCGATGGTGGTCTCCGCCAACCTGGCGCGCGGCGCGCTCGCCATGTCCAAGCGCAAGGTCGTCGTCAAGCGGCTGAACGCCATCCAGAACCTGGGCGCCATGGACGTGCTCTGCACGGACAAGACCGGCACCCTCACCGAGGACCGGATCGTCCTGGACCGCTACCTGGACGTGCACGGCAACGAGGACAACGAGGTGCTGGAGTACGGCTACCTCAACTCGCACTTCCAGACCGGTCTGAAGAACCTGATGGACCAGGCGGTCATCGACCGCGTCAACGAGGCCGAGGAGGTTGTCGTCGACGCACGGTTCTCGATGGTCGACGAGATCCCCTTCGACTTCGCCCGGCGCCGGATGTCCGTGGTCCTCAACCGGAACAGCATCGTGGGCGACCCCGGGCGCTCCGAACACATCATGATCACCAAGGGTGCGGTCGAGGAGGTCCTGGACCTCTGCACGCACATGACGGACCGCGGCGAGAAGACCGAGCTGACCGAGCAGCTGCGGTGGCACGTCACCCGCATCGCCGAGGACAACAACCGCAAGGGCCTGCGGGTACTGGCCGTCGCCACCCGCTCGATCGGCACGCCGCGCGACACCTACACGGTCGCCGACGAGGACGGGCTGACGCTGATCGGCTTCCTCGCCTTCCTCGACCCGCCGAAGGCCGACGCCGCCCGGGCCCTCCAGGGCCTGGCCGACAAGGGCATCGCGGTCAAGGTCGTCACGGGCGACAACGACCTCGTGGCCGCCCGGGTCTGCGCCGATGTCGGCATCGACGTGGGCCAGGTGGTGCTCGGCTCCGAGATCGACGGCCTCGACGAGCCGGCGCTGCGCGCGCTGGCCGCCCGTACGGCCGTCTTCGCCAAGGTCAACCCGGTCCAGAAGGCCCGCATCGTGCGGGCCCTGCAGGCCGACGGACACACCGTCGGGTTCCTCGGCGACGGCATCAACGACGCGGCCGCGCTGCGCGACGCCGACGTCGGCATCTCGGTCGACACCGCCGTCGACATCGCCAAGGAGTCGGCGGACATCATCCTGCTGGAGAAGGACCTGACCGTCCTGGAGCAGGGCGTGGTCCAGGGCCGGACCACCTTCGGCAACACGATCAAGTACATCAAGATGACGGCGTCGTCGAACTTCGGCAATGTCTTCTCGGTGCTGGTGGCGAGCGCCTTCATCCCCTTCCAGCCGATGCTGCCGATCATGCTGCTGATGCAGAACCTGGTCTACGACGTCGCGCAGCTGGCGACCCCCTGGGACCGGATGGACAAGGAGTACCTGCGCAAGCCCCGTAACTGGGACGCCAAGGGCATCTTCCGTTTCATGGTCACCATCGGGCCCGTCAGCTCCATCTTCGACATCTCGATGTTCCTGATCATGTGGAACGTCTTCGCCGCCAACACCGAGGCGACCCAGTCGCTCTTCCAGTCCGGCTGGTTCATCGAGGGCCTGCTCTCGCAGACCCTGATCGTCCACATGATCCGTACCCGGAAGATCCCCTTCATCCAGTCCCGCGCCTCCTGGCCGGTGATGGTGATGACGATCCTCGCGGTGCTGACCGGCCTCTACCTGCCGTTCTCCCCGCTGGCCGACTCGCTGGGCTTCGTGGCTCTGCCGGCGGGCTACTTCCCGTGGCTGATCGGCGTGCTGCTCGCGTACTGCACCCTCACCCAGCTCGTGAAGACCTGGTACATCCGCAAGTTCAACACCTGGCTCTAG
- a CDS encoding MgtC/SapB family protein: MQLTEWEMAAHSPRLRPGDPQPAALGLGAVIGLERQWRARLAGLRTNALVAGGAALFVPWGAWRAWACSGWAPGAPWAWWGPTSCCARWAGGWGASAT, from the coding sequence ATGCAGCTCACCGAATGGGAGATGGCCGCGCACTCCCCCAGACTCCGTCCGGGGGACCCCCAGCCCGCCGCGCTCGGGCTCGGAGCCGTCATCGGCCTCGAACGGCAGTGGCGGGCCCGCCTCGCGGGACTGCGTACGAACGCCCTGGTGGCGGGCGGGGCGGCGCTGTTCGTGCCGTGGGGTGCCTGGCGGGCGTGGGCCTGTTCCGGCTGGGCGCCCGGGGCACCGTGGGCGTGGTGGGGGCCAACCTCCTGCTGCGCCCGCTGGGCCGGCGGCTGGGGAGCGTCCGCAACGTAG